From one Pempheris klunzingeri isolate RE-2024b chromosome 9, fPemKlu1.hap1, whole genome shotgun sequence genomic stretch:
- the cox18 gene encoding cytochrome c oxidase assembly protein COX18, mitochondrial produces the protein MLSVGGSVRSTVLQLPVRGLCSAAFNRKSPPPGHTCSAPPAVCRHTLPGLGTPPGVRRLSGVGALSGIRTLSSVGTSPGLWTPPGVRRLSGDGGGGGAGADGWYGSLSDSAAVHLCEHFLASVQQVSGLPWWLSIVVATVSVRTVITLPLAAYQVVIISRVEALQAEISALAKRLRYEISVRAKERGWTEKQCRLQFKKNLRRIVSQLYVRDNCHPFKASALVWVQLPLWISISLALRNLSMDQSALQSDLAAGGGLWFPDLTLPDSTWILPVCLGLTNLFVVEVFSLQRVNPSRLQRFMTNFIRVFSVLMIPIAATVPSSMALYWFTSSLVGFSHNLFLRSPAVHKMLKLRTNRSDTPYRDLLAAFINKYFKKKTDS, from the exons ATGTTGAGTGTGGGGGGGTCGGTGAGGTCCACCGTCCTGCAGCTTCCTGTCCGAGGACTCTGCTCTGCTGCGTTCAACAGGAAGTCACCTCCACCTGGTCACACCTGCTCTGCACCTCCTGCAGTCTGCCGTCACACCTTACCCGGTCTGGGGACACCTCCAGGTGTCAGGAGGCTCTCAGGTGTCGGGGCGCTGTCAGGTATCAGGACACTGTCCAGTGTTGGGACGTCCCCCGGTCTTTGGACGCCTCCAGGTGTCAGGAGGCTCTCAGGTGacggtggcggtggtggtgcaGGTGCAGACGGTTGGTACGGCAGCCTCTCGGACTCTGCGGCGGTTCACCTGTGCGAACACTTCCTGGCGAGCGTGCAGCAGGTGAGCGGGCTGCCGTGGTGGCTCAGCATCGTCGTGGCGACGGTGTCGGTCAGGACGGTCATCACTCTGCCGCTCGCCGCCTACCAGGTGGTCATCATCTCCAGG GTGGAGGCGCTGCAGGCGGAGATCTCGGCGCTGGCGAAGAGGCTTCGGTACGAAATTTCGGTCCGAGCGAAAGAGAGAGGCTGGACGGAGAAGCAGTGCCG GCTCCAGTTCAAGAAGAATCTGCGTCGTATTGTTTCTCAGCTCTACGTCAGAGACAACTGTCACCCCTTCAAAGCCAGTGCGCTGGTCTGGGTTCAGCTGCCCCTGTGGATCAGCATCTCTCTGGCCCTCAGAAACCTGAGTATGGACCAGTCTG CGCTGCAGTCTGATCTGGCAGCAGGAGGCGGCCTGTGGTTCCCTGACCTCACCTTACCTGACTCCACCTGGATCCTACCTGTCTGCCTCGGACTCACCAACCTGTTCGTCGTAGAG GTGTTTTCTCTTCAGAGAGTCAACCCGTCTCGGTTACAAAGGTTTATGACGAACTTTATCCGAGTTTTCTCCGTGCTGATGATCCCCATTGCTGCTACAGTCCCCTCA tCCATGGCTCTGTACTGGTTCACCTCCAGCCTGGTGGGATTCAGCCACAACCTCTTCCTCCGTTCTCCTGCGGTCCACAAAATGCTCAAACTCCGAACTAACCGATCAGACACGCCGTACAGAGACCTGCTGGCTGCATTTATTaacaaatactttaaaaaaaaaactgattctTAG
- the selenot2 gene encoding selenoprotein T2: MAEYSQAGLLAALLLFTALTVRDVYLGRSSPQRGHQAADSPGLSPDTLQDSEPGKPAKASMYTGPVLRFQYCISUGYSKVFQEYSRAISQLYPDIRIEGENYPPTPFNRCVGNLFSYLKLLSILLIVSGQNPFVLLGLDTPRAWTWSQDNKIFSCLMAFFLCNMMETHFLSTGAFEVTLNDVPVWSKLQSGYVPNMQEMFQILDNHLKMNQVDPMSFSST, from the exons ATGGCGGAGTACAGCCAGGCGGGCCTCCTGGCGGCCCTGCTCCTCTTCACGGCCCTCACGGTCCGGGACGTTTACCTCGGCAGATCGAGCCCGCAGCGCGGACACCAGGCGGCCGACAGCCCCGGCTTATCCCCGGACACCCTGCAGGACTCAGAGCCCGGGAAACCCGCTAAGGCCTCCATGTACACCGGGCCAGTGCTCAGGTTCCAGTACTG TATCTCCTGAGGTTACAGTAAGGTGTTCCAGGAGTACTCTCGGGCCATCAGCCAGCTGTACCCGGACATCCGCATCGAGGGAGAAAACTACCCGCCGACCCCCTTCAACAG GTGTGTCGGCAACCTCTTCTCCTACCTGAAgctcctctccatcctgctcATCGTCAGCGGTCAGAATCCCTTCGTCCTCCTCGGCCTCGACACTCCCAGAGCCTGGACCTGGAGTCAGGACAACAAG ATCTTCTCCTGCCTGATGGCCTTCTTCCTGTGTAACATGATGGAGACCCACTTCCTGTCTACGGGAGCCTTCGAGGTCACTCTGAACG ACGTGCCCGTGTGGTCGAAGCTTCAGTCGGGGTACGTCCCAAACATGCAGGAGATGTTCCAGATCCTTGACAACCACCTGAAGATGAACCAGGTGGATCCCATGAGCTTCTCCTCCACGTAG